Part of the Tepiditoga spiralis genome, TTGGTGAATCAATTATGGCTTGTCTAAATATATAAATCATTTTTTCAAAAACTATAAATTTACTTATTCCTCCTAACTTATATGGAAGAAATTTTATTGGTTGACTTATACCACTAAAAATAAATAGCAAACCAACTAAAACCTGTAAAAATGCAAATATTTCTTTAAATTTAATTACCATACCAGATATTATATATGCAAAACCAAAAATAGCTGGAATACTAATTATTGGAATAATAAATATTATTAAAAAATTAATATGACAATTAAAAATATATTTAATCAATAGTACTCCAATAGACAAAGTTAAACTATTAATTCCAAGCGTAATTAAACTTTTTCCTATCATTATAAAAATTAAATTTGTAGGCGATAAAAATATTTGTTCTAATGTTCCTATTTCTTGTTCCTTTCTAAGCGACAAACCAATAACCCACAATGCTTGGGATATATACATCCAAAATACTCCACCAGACAACATCCACAAATATTGCTGTTGTTCAACATTGTATGTTTTAGTAATATAAAATAATGGCAATAAGAAAAAAAGAGTGGCAATTATAGTATAAAATAAATTCAAAGGATATCTTTTTAAAATAAGAAATTCTGACTTTGCTGCTATCAATATATGTTTCATAATGAACAACTCCTTCTTAAAAATAATTGGAAACTATATCCTCCAAAGTAATTCCTTTTACTTCTAAATAAAGTAACTTACCTTGAGAACTCAATAAATCAATGATTTGTTCTACATATAAACTACTAGTTTTTACTCGATATGAAAAAGAATTATCAACAATTAATTCTTTTATTA contains:
- a CDS encoding ABC transporter permease; the protein is MKHILIAAKSEFLILKRYPLNLFYTIIATLFFLLPLFYITKTYNVEQQQYLWMLSGGVFWMYISQALWVIGLSLRKEQEIGTLEQIFLSPTNLIFIMIGKSLITLGINSLTLSIGVLLIKYIFNCHINFLIIFIIPIISIPAIFGFAYIISGMVIKFKEIFAFLQVLVGLLFIFSGISQPIKFLPYKLGGISKFIVFEKMIYIFRQAIIDSPTFSEISNDLIYIGVYGLILNIIAIFIFYYFRKRVLKNGDGLYV